In Halobaculum limi, one DNA window encodes the following:
- a CDS encoding DoxX family membrane protein, translating to MAPTTHTTTRIATRFDLGEFRDGTAATYWLVALRLITGWWFLQAGVTKLLAPEPFAAGGWLANATGASPIHGLFVWVTNTPWLLAFTDVAIPVGETLIGLGLIVGALVRLAAFFGGVLMVLFYLGNADWAHGYVNGDLLGLVAFITIGTVAAGRVLGVDALLIERFGLRKDGLLRFLL from the coding sequence ATGGCTCCAACCACTCACACGACGACCCGCATCGCCACCCGATTCGACCTCGGCGAGTTCCGCGACGGCACGGCTGCGACCTACTGGCTGGTCGCGCTTCGACTGATCACTGGCTGGTGGTTCCTACAAGCCGGCGTGACCAAACTACTCGCACCCGAACCGTTCGCCGCGGGTGGGTGGCTGGCGAACGCGACTGGCGCGAGCCCGATCCACGGCCTGTTCGTCTGGGTCACCAACACCCCGTGGCTGCTCGCGTTCACCGACGTCGCGATTCCCGTGGGTGAAACGCTCATCGGTCTCGGCCTCATCGTCGGCGCACTCGTCCGCCTGGCCGCGTTCTTCGGCGGCGTCCTGATGGTGCTGTTCTACCTCGGGAACGCCGACTGGGCCCACGGCTACGTGAACGGCGACCTCCTCGGCCTGGTCGCGTTCATCACCATCGGCACCGTCGCCGCCGGACGCGTCCTCGGCGTCGACGCCCTGCTGATCGAGCGGTTCGGACTCCGCAAGGACGGCCTGCTCCGGTTCCTCCTGTGA
- a CDS encoding Cdc6/Cdc18 family protein: MTREDDTGDGPDKEAHDERAASADGPAGRPDTAETDSESRSREEAESAFEFGSESRSRTDVDLDVDEVLGDDDDEASTGLFDDLMSGEPIFENKEVLRPSYTPHELPHRKDQINKMATILVSALRGETPSNILIYGKTGTGKTASAKFVSQELESTSQKYDVPCEVEYINCEVTDTQYRVLAQLANKFIEKNQVLIDDRLDDLRDLRSKATDGAGALTGVEFESVADLDERIAELEDDREEMEEVPMTGWPTDRVYTSFFDAVDYHERVVVIMLDEIDKLVEKSGDDTLYNLSRMNSELDNSRISIMGISNDLKFTDFLDPRVKSSLGEEEIVFPPYDANQLRDILQHRSDIAFKGEALTEDVIPLCAAFAAQEHGDARRALDLLRTAGELAERSQADLVEEAHVRQAQDKIELDRVVEVVRTLPTQSKIVLFSIILLEQNGVHNVNTGEVFNIYKRLCEEIDADVLTQRRVTDLISELDMLGIVNAVVVSKGRYGRTKEISLSVPIDETEAVLLSDSRLGDIDDVQPFVQARFDN, translated from the coding sequence ATGACACGGGAAGACGACACGGGAGACGGTCCGGACAAGGAAGCACACGACGAACGAGCAGCGTCAGCCGACGGTCCGGCAGGGCGTCCAGACACCGCAGAGACGGATTCCGAGTCGCGTTCCCGCGAGGAAGCGGAGTCGGCCTTCGAGTTCGGGTCGGAGTCGCGGTCGCGGACCGACGTCGACCTCGACGTCGACGAGGTCCTCGGCGACGACGACGACGAGGCCAGTACCGGCCTGTTCGACGACCTCATGTCGGGTGAACCGATATTCGAGAACAAGGAGGTCCTCCGTCCGTCGTACACGCCGCACGAACTCCCGCACCGGAAAGACCAGATCAACAAGATGGCGACCATCCTCGTATCCGCGCTCCGTGGGGAGACGCCATCCAACATCCTCATCTACGGGAAGACCGGGACCGGGAAGACGGCCTCTGCGAAGTTCGTCTCCCAAGAGTTGGAGTCGACGAGTCAGAAGTACGACGTGCCGTGTGAGGTCGAGTACATCAACTGCGAAGTGACCGACACGCAGTATCGCGTGCTCGCGCAACTGGCGAACAAGTTCATCGAGAAGAACCAGGTGCTCATCGACGACCGCCTCGACGACCTCCGTGACCTCCGCTCGAAGGCGACCGACGGGGCCGGAGCGCTCACCGGAGTCGAGTTCGAGTCTGTGGCCGACCTCGACGAGCGAATCGCCGAACTGGAGGACGACCGCGAGGAGATGGAAGAGGTGCCGATGACTGGGTGGCCGACCGACCGCGTGTACACCTCCTTTTTCGACGCGGTCGACTACCACGAACGCGTCGTCGTGATTATGCTCGACGAGATCGACAAACTCGTCGAGAAGTCCGGCGACGACACCCTCTACAACCTCTCGCGGATGAACTCCGAACTCGACAACTCCCGCATCTCGATTATGGGGATCTCGAACGACCTGAAGTTCACCGACTTCCTCGACCCCCGCGTCAAATCCAGTCTCGGCGAGGAAGAGATCGTCTTCCCACCGTACGACGCCAACCAACTTCGCGACATCCTCCAGCACCGCTCCGATATCGCGTTCAAAGGCGAAGCGCTCACCGAGGACGTCATTCCGCTGTGTGCGGCGTTCGCCGCCCAGGAACACGGCGACGCCCGCCGTGCACTCGACTTGCTTCGAACTGCGGGCGAACTCGCCGAACGGTCCCAAGCAGACCTCGTCGAAGAAGCACACGTCAGGCAGGCGCAGGACAAGATCGAACTCGACCGCGTCGTCGAGGTCGTCCGCACCCTCCCGACGCAGTCGAAGATCGTCCTCTTCTCGATCATCCTGCTCGAACAGAACGGCGTCCACAACGTCAACACCGGCGAGGTGTTCAACATCTACAAACGGCTCTGTGAGGAGATCGACGCCGACGTCCTCACCCAACGTCGGGTGACGGACCTCATCTCCGAACTCGACATGCTCGGCATCGTCAACGCCGTCGTCGTCTCCAAGGGGCGGTACGGTCGGACGAAAGAGATCAGCCTCTCGGTTCCCATCGACGAGACCGAAGCTGTCCTCCTGTCGGACTCGCGTCTCGGCGACATCGACGACGTTCAGCCGTTCGTGCAGGCCCGCTTCGACAACTGA
- a CDS encoding class I SAM-dependent methyltransferase, translated as MSVRDEFDAWAADGRDKGMEERHWHTAKHVLARMPVEDGDAVLDLGTGSGYALRALAENTGMTRGYGLDGAPEMAHNAREYTREADPAADLGFVIGDFGSLPFDDDSLDHAFSMEAFYYSADPVETLREIRRVLKPGGTFYCAVNYYEENVASHEWQDNIAVDMTRWDAAEYRAAFREAGLYVAEQDNVADREIEIPDADEFPTENWETREAMVERYRYLGTLLTVGVAP; from the coding sequence ATGAGCGTTCGCGACGAGTTCGACGCCTGGGCCGCCGACGGGCGGGACAAGGGTATGGAAGAGCGACACTGGCACACCGCGAAACACGTCCTCGCGCGGATGCCCGTCGAGGACGGCGACGCCGTCTTGGATCTGGGTACTGGATCGGGCTACGCCCTCCGCGCACTCGCGGAGAACACGGGGATGACGCGCGGGTACGGTCTCGACGGCGCACCGGAGATGGCGCACAACGCCCGCGAGTACACCCGCGAGGCCGATCCTGCCGCGGACCTTGGCTTCGTCATCGGTGACTTCGGCTCTCTCCCCTTCGACGACGACTCGCTCGACCACGCGTTCTCGATGGAGGCCTTCTACTACAGCGCCGACCCCGTCGAGACGCTTCGAGAGATTCGACGGGTGCTGAAGCCGGGCGGGACGTTCTACTGCGCGGTCAACTACTACGAGGAGAACGTCGCCAGCCACGAGTGGCAGGACAACATCGCCGTCGATATGACGCGGTGGGACGCCGCGGAGTACCGCGCGGCGTTCCGCGAGGCCGGCCTCTACGTCGCTGAACAGGACAACGTCGCGGACCGGGAAATCGAGATTCCCGACGCCGACGAGTTCCCGACGGAGAACTGGGAGACCCGCGAGGCGATGGTCGAACGCTACCGCTACCTCGGGACGCTGCTCACCGTCGGCGTCGCGCCGTAG
- a CDS encoding thiamine ABC transporter substrate-binding protein encodes MSERTRTDSQGRRRFLKTAGVAGVAALAGCAAEPTGDESTATDTAGGDTPAGTTTGEPTASIADTLVVATYPPFVNAPSTSPGAWLKQQFESEFDATLVYQTPDSELNYYIERAVQGVDFEADVYVGIDTGQLIDADSKRGEGQLTGSLFAEAGDLEGLDRVKSGLQFDPQNRAIPFDTGYISLVWNATMNDGAFVAPETFEELATDHASDLIAQNPTTSTTGEAFMLHTIDAFGEDGYLDYWERLQDNGVTVLGNWSDSYSAYLNEEAPMVVSYSTDQVFASAEGQDLQKHQIRFLNDQGYANPEGMARFADSDAPRLAQRFMEFMLRPEIQAGIAQRNVAFPAIDDAPLPDDYSQYAQEPPESVTFTYDELEANLSTWTDQWARRFAGG; translated from the coding sequence ATGAGCGAACGAACCCGTACAGACAGTCAGGGAAGGCGGCGCTTCCTGAAGACTGCTGGAGTCGCCGGCGTCGCCGCGCTCGCCGGGTGTGCGGCCGAACCGACTGGTGACGAGTCGACGGCGACGGACACCGCGGGCGGCGACACCCCTGCGGGGACGACGACGGGCGAACCGACCGCGTCGATAGCAGACACGCTCGTCGTCGCGACGTATCCGCCGTTCGTGAACGCCCCGAGTACGAGTCCGGGTGCGTGGCTGAAACAGCAGTTCGAGTCGGAGTTCGACGCGACACTGGTGTATCAGACGCCCGACTCCGAACTCAACTACTACATCGAACGCGCGGTGCAGGGCGTCGACTTCGAGGCAGACGTGTACGTCGGCATCGACACCGGCCAACTCATCGACGCCGATAGCAAGCGCGGCGAGGGGCAGTTAACCGGGTCGCTGTTCGCGGAGGCCGGCGACCTGGAGGGGCTGGACCGCGTGAAGTCCGGCCTGCAGTTCGACCCGCAGAACCGCGCAATTCCGTTCGACACCGGCTACATCTCGCTGGTGTGGAACGCGACGATGAACGACGGAGCGTTCGTCGCGCCCGAGACGTTCGAGGAACTCGCGACCGACCACGCGAGCGACCTCATCGCGCAGAACCCCACAACCTCGACGACTGGCGAGGCGTTCATGCTCCACACCATTGACGCCTTCGGCGAGGACGGCTACCTCGACTACTGGGAGCGCCTGCAGGACAACGGCGTGACGGTCCTCGGCAACTGGTCTGACTCCTACTCCGCGTATCTCAACGAGGAGGCACCGATGGTCGTCTCCTACTCCACCGATCAAGTGTTCGCCTCGGCGGAGGGCCAGGACCTCCAGAAACACCAGATCCGGTTCCTCAACGACCAAGGGTACGCCAACCCCGAGGGGATGGCTCGCTTCGCCGACAGCGACGCGCCGCGACTCGCACAGCGGTTCATGGAGTTCATGCTCCGCCCCGAGATTCAGGCGGGCATCGCCCAGCGCAACGTCGCGTTCCCCGCTATCGACGACGCGCCCCTCCCCGACGACTACAGCCAGTACGCCCAGGAGCCACCCGAGTCGGTCACCTTCACGTACGACGAACTCGAAGCCAACCTCAGTACATGGACCGACCAGTGGGCGCGGCGCTTCGCCGGCGGGTGA
- a CDS encoding ABC transporter ATP-binding protein → MDNEAGVRLEDLRVEYGNTTALDGVDVTVDPGEFFTLVGPSGCGKTTTLRCIAGFEEPTSGTVSIGDESMRGVPPEARGIGVVFQSYALFPHMSVGENVAYGLQFTDPPAGTTRAERVAELLDLVDLAGFADRDPDTLSGGQRQRVALARALAPEPRLLLLDEPMSALDARLRERLRVQVRDIQRELGLTTVYVTHDQEEALAVSDRVAVVNDGGIEQVGTPRTLYDAPETQFVAEFLGDNNVIAGVAEGRRDESGAPRIRVDNAGKGTLPLPPEPEEVTGDGDRLVVCVRPERIDVFRGDEGVTADHIPLPASVESTEFLGDATRLRCDWNGVRLTARTDGERSFEAGESVTLGIDPTDVRVVERE, encoded by the coding sequence GTGGATAACGAAGCGGGGGTTCGACTGGAGGACCTCCGGGTCGAGTACGGCAATACGACCGCGCTCGACGGCGTCGACGTGACGGTCGACCCGGGCGAGTTCTTCACGCTCGTCGGCCCCTCGGGGTGCGGCAAGACCACTACACTCCGCTGTATCGCCGGCTTCGAAGAGCCGACGTCGGGAACCGTGAGTATCGGCGACGAGTCGATGCGTGGGGTTCCACCCGAAGCGAGGGGGATCGGGGTCGTCTTCCAGAGTTACGCGCTGTTCCCGCACATGAGCGTCGGCGAGAACGTCGCCTACGGCCTCCAGTTCACCGACCCGCCCGCGGGGACGACGAGAGCCGAACGGGTTGCCGAACTGCTCGACCTCGTCGACCTCGCTGGCTTCGCCGACCGCGACCCCGACACACTCTCGGGCGGGCAGCGACAGCGAGTGGCGCTGGCGCGGGCGCTCGCGCCCGAACCGCGTCTGCTCTTGCTGGACGAACCGATGTCGGCGCTCGATGCTCGTCTCCGGGAGCGACTCCGCGTGCAGGTGCGCGACATCCAGCGCGAACTGGGGCTGACGACGGTGTACGTCACCCACGATCAGGAGGAGGCGCTGGCCGTCTCCGACCGCGTCGCCGTCGTCAACGACGGCGGCATCGAACAGGTGGGCACGCCCCGGACGCTGTACGACGCCCCCGAGACGCAGTTCGTCGCGGAGTTCCTCGGTGACAACAACGTCATCGCGGGCGTGGCCGAGGGTCGGCGCGATGAATCAGGTGCTCCTCGCATCCGCGTCGACAACGCGGGCAAGGGAACGCTCCCGCTTCCACCCGAACCGGAGGAGGTGACCGGCGACGGCGACCGGCTCGTGGTCTGCGTCCGACCCGAGCGAATCGACGTCTTCCGTGGCGACGAGGGCGTGACAGCCGATCACATTCCACTTCCGGCGTCTGTTGAGAGCACCGAGTTCCTCGGTGACGCGACACGCCTTCGTTGCGACTGGAACGGCGTCCGTCTCACGGCACGAACGGACGGCGAACGGTCGTTCGAGGCAGGCGAGTCGGTGACGCTCGGCATCGACCCGACGGACGTGCGCGTGGTCGAACGGGAGTGA
- a CDS encoding DNA-directed DNA polymerase II small subunit yields MPLETSSRVVQALTRLGYNAQREAVTLIAESDAPELLLQEAVEVAPDDALVITVDHVRTAQDRDPVPDPAGVDDATSSAASDVGTTPTNTPDSAGATDPVDTADASESTAHDSAASTAADPSISTGTEPGKSPPDTGGVPVETGGSTIGSRSPTPPAVANDMTGQSTGTGAYDEFVGVFRDRYERLSGQLRGRVNHRPADSIEAMGGGADVETIGLVNDIRSTASGHWLIELEDTTGTFPCLVMKDRDIADLVDELLLDECIAISGTLADDAGIVFVDAIHFPDVPRTYRPSTADRHVQAALISDVHVGSQEFLADAWSRFADWLHTEEAETVEYLLIAGDMVEGVGVYPNQDEELDIIDIYDQYETFAEHLKEVPGDMEIVMIPGNHDAVRLAEPQPGFDEELREIMSAHDPQIVSNPAMVDVEGVSVLMYHGVSLDEVIAELPAEKASYDEPHKAMYQLLKKRHVAPQFGGRTRVAPEERDYLVIDEVPDVFHTGHVHKLGWGKYHNVLAVNSGCWQAQTDFQKSVNIDPDAGYAPILDLDTLDMTVRKFV; encoded by the coding sequence GTGCCCTTAGAGACGTCCTCTCGAGTCGTGCAGGCGCTGACCCGCCTCGGGTACAACGCCCAACGAGAGGCCGTCACCCTCATCGCCGAGTCCGACGCGCCCGAACTCCTCTTACAGGAGGCCGTCGAGGTCGCACCCGACGACGCACTCGTCATCACGGTCGACCACGTCCGTACGGCCCAAGACCGCGACCCCGTCCCCGACCCCGCGGGCGTTGACGACGCCACCTCGTCCGCCGCGAGCGACGTGGGAACGACTCCCACCAACACTCCCGACTCCGCCGGCGCTACTGACCCCGTCGACACCGCCGACGCGAGCGAGTCCACAGCTCACGATTCCGCCGCGTCGACGGCCGCAGACCCCTCCATTTCGACTGGAACTGAGCCAGGGAAGTCACCACCCGATACCGGAGGGGTTCCAGTCGAAACGGGGGGGTCGACGATCGGGAGTCGGTCGCCGACGCCGCCTGCCGTCGCCAACGATATGACCGGCCAGTCGACTGGGACCGGCGCGTACGACGAGTTCGTCGGCGTGTTCCGCGACCGGTACGAGCGGTTGTCAGGGCAACTTCGCGGGCGCGTGAACCACCGCCCGGCCGACTCCATCGAGGCGATGGGTGGCGGCGCGGACGTGGAGACTATCGGCCTCGTCAACGACATCCGCTCGACCGCCTCCGGCCACTGGCTCATCGAGTTGGAGGACACCACGGGGACGTTCCCCTGTCTGGTGATGAAAGACCGCGACATCGCGGACCTGGTCGATGAACTCCTCCTCGACGAGTGTATCGCCATCTCGGGGACGCTCGCGGACGACGCGGGCATCGTCTTCGTCGACGCCATCCACTTCCCGGACGTGCCGCGGACGTACCGCCCGAGCACCGCCGACCGCCACGTGCAGGCGGCGCTCATCTCGGACGTGCACGTCGGCTCTCAGGAGTTCCTCGCGGACGCGTGGTCGCGGTTCGCAGACTGGCTGCACACCGAGGAGGCCGAGACAGTGGAGTACCTCCTCATCGCGGGCGACATGGTCGAGGGCGTCGGCGTCTACCCGAACCAAGACGAGGAACTCGACATCATCGACATCTACGACCAGTATGAGACGTTTGCGGAACACCTGAAGGAGGTGCCCGGGGATATGGAGATCGTGATGATCCCCGGCAACCACGACGCGGTTCGCCTCGCGGAGCCACAACCGGGCTTCGACGAAGAACTCCGCGAGATTATGAGCGCGCACGACCCGCAGATCGTGAGCAACCCCGCGATGGTCGACGTCGAGGGCGTGTCCGTCCTGATGTACCACGGCGTCTCGCTGGACGAAGTGATCGCCGAACTGCCCGCAGAAAAAGCGAGTTACGACGAACCCCACAAGGCGATGTACCAGTTGCTCAAGAAGCGCCACGTCGCCCCGCAGTTCGGCGGTCGCACCCGCGTTGCACCCGAGGAACGCGACTACCTCGTCATCGACGAGGTACCCGACGTGTTCCACACCGGCCACGTCCACAAACTCGGCTGGGGGAAGTACCACAACGTCCTCGCGGTCAACTCCGGGTGCTGGCAGGCGCAGACCGACTTCCAGAAGTCCGTCAACATCGACCCCGACGCTGGCTACGCCCCCATCCTGGATCTGGACACGCTCGATATGACCGTCCGGAAGTTCGTCTGA
- a CDS encoding S26 family signal peptidase: protein MSDDGRSPRPDDPLSRFLHAETGPLMVLREVLSSAAAVALVGLLLFAVSGVWPPMVAVESGSMEPHMERGDLVFITQPDRFAPDAAYGDTGIVTFETGQAEGYSTFGMAGSVIVYRPPGEGGPPIIHRAQLHVEEGENWVDRANPDYLPAQSCDRVPACPAPYAGFITKGDANSQYDQVSGIAPVVKTEWVHGAARVRVPYLGYVRLIFSESVLAQETPAANDLATAERPRQASPPTVTPRGGALTPATT, encoded by the coding sequence ATGAGCGACGACGGGCGGTCCCCGCGACCCGACGACCCGCTGTCACGCTTCCTCCACGCGGAGACGGGTCCGCTGATGGTGCTTCGTGAGGTGCTGTCGTCGGCGGCCGCGGTCGCGTTGGTCGGTCTCCTCTTGTTCGCCGTCTCCGGCGTGTGGCCACCGATGGTCGCCGTCGAGTCCGGCAGTATGGAACCACACATGGAGCGTGGTGACCTCGTGTTCATCACGCAACCCGACCGCTTCGCTCCCGACGCTGCCTACGGCGACACGGGCATCGTCACCTTCGAGACCGGACAAGCGGAGGGCTACTCGACGTTCGGGATGGCTGGGTCGGTCATCGTGTATCGCCCGCCCGGAGAGGGTGGGCCACCGATCATCCACCGGGCGCAACTGCACGTCGAAGAGGGGGAGAACTGGGTCGACCGCGCGAACCCCGACTATCTCCCCGCGCAGTCGTGCGACCGCGTCCCTGCCTGCCCAGCACCCTACGCCGGGTTCATCACGAAAGGCGACGCCAACTCTCAGTACGACCAGGTGAGCGGCATCGCACCCGTCGTGAAGACCGAATGGGTCCACGGCGCCGCCCGCGTCCGGGTGCCGTATCTCGGCTACGTCCGACTCATCTTCTCCGAGTCGGTGTTGGCCCAAGAGACGCCAGCGGCGAACGACCTCGCGACCGCAGAGCGCCCCCGCCAGGCGTCACCACCGACTGTCACACCCCGTGGGGGAGCGCTGACACCTGCGACGACGTGA
- a CDS encoding ABC transporter permease, with amino-acid sequence MDRPVGAALRRRVSEAASARGSGPLAAVERYALPILAVVTAGLLGVLFYYPVATVFVDAVVEDGVLTFGPLLEVVTDEFYVGRVLGFTAYQALLSTVLSVVLGLPGAWILARFEFRGRDTLRSVTMVPFVVPSVLVAAAFYATFGANGTLNRVLAAVGLPTVDLLPSLGAILVAHAFYNAPLVTRVVTAAWESVDASAVETARSLGASPRRAFRDVVLPQLLPAVATGAALTFVFTFATFAIPLALGGSQFATIEVFIYSARRQLEYGRAASLAVLETSVSLSLTALYLGYERRQATRRRGARTLARRPLVPDSWTRERTVRRLAIAGYAVVIGLVFIAPLASMVYASVSVDGRLTLDAYRFLVERQTTGAAFQVKPFPAIVNSLVFAVASLAVALPIGVAMGVLTTRRFRGRLLVDALSMAPLAVSGIVVGLGLLRGLVFGFEAFGYRFTVTGAVAIVAAHAVAAYPFVVRTVAPPLDALDRSLVESARALGASRARAVLDVELPLVWPGVVAGAAFAFAISIGEFDSTVILAEGGGSYTMPVAVERFIGRRLGPATAMGTVLLAVTAASFVVIERVGGEFRG; translated from the coding sequence ATGGACCGACCAGTGGGCGCGGCGCTTCGCCGGCGGGTGAGCGAGGCCGCCTCTGCCCGCGGGTCCGGTCCACTCGCCGCCGTCGAGCGCTACGCGCTCCCGATTCTCGCCGTCGTCACCGCCGGACTCCTGGGGGTGCTGTTCTACTACCCCGTCGCGACGGTGTTCGTCGACGCCGTCGTGGAAGACGGGGTACTCACGTTCGGCCCCCTACTCGAGGTGGTCACCGACGAGTTCTACGTCGGGCGCGTCCTCGGGTTCACCGCGTATCAGGCGCTCCTCTCGACGGTGCTGAGCGTCGTCCTCGGCCTGCCTGGCGCGTGGATACTCGCCCGCTTCGAGTTCCGCGGCCGCGACACGCTCCGTTCGGTGACGATGGTGCCGTTCGTCGTTCCCTCCGTCCTCGTCGCCGCCGCCTTCTACGCCACCTTCGGCGCGAACGGGACGCTCAACCGAGTACTCGCGGCCGTCGGCCTCCCGACAGTCGACCTCCTGCCGTCGCTGGGAGCGATTCTCGTCGCGCACGCGTTCTACAACGCGCCGCTGGTCACCCGCGTCGTGACCGCGGCGTGGGAGTCCGTCGACGCCAGCGCCGTCGAGACGGCCCGTTCGCTGGGCGCGTCGCCGCGGCGGGCCTTTCGGGACGTCGTCCTCCCGCAACTGCTTCCTGCGGTGGCGACGGGCGCGGCGCTGACGTTCGTGTTCACGTTCGCTACCTTCGCCATCCCGCTGGCGCTCGGCGGGTCGCAGTTCGCCACCATCGAGGTGTTCATCTACTCGGCGCGGCGGCAACTGGAGTACGGCCGTGCCGCCTCACTCGCCGTGTTGGAGACGAGCGTCTCGCTGTCGCTGACGGCGCTGTACCTCGGCTACGAGCGGCGACAGGCGACGCGGCGACGCGGCGCGCGGACGCTCGCCCGCCGACCGCTCGTCCCCGATTCGTGGACGCGCGAGCGGACGGTGCGACGTTTGGCTATCGCTGGCTACGCCGTCGTCATCGGCCTCGTGTTCATCGCGCCTCTGGCGAGTATGGTGTACGCGAGCGTCAGCGTCGACGGCCGCCTGACGTTGGACGCCTACCGCTTCCTCGTCGAGCGACAGACCACGGGCGCGGCGTTCCAGGTGAAGCCGTTCCCCGCCATCGTCAACTCGCTCGTCTTCGCCGTCGCGTCGCTGGCGGTGGCGCTTCCCATCGGCGTCGCGATGGGCGTGCTCACCACCCGGCGCTTCCGCGGGCGACTCCTCGTCGACGCACTCTCGATGGCCCCGCTGGCGGTGTCGGGCATCGTCGTCGGCCTCGGCCTCCTGCGCGGACTGGTGTTCGGGTTCGAGGCGTTCGGCTACCGCTTCACCGTCACCGGCGCCGTCGCCATCGTCGCCGCCCACGCCGTCGCCGCCTACCCGTTCGTCGTGCGCACGGTCGCACCGCCGCTGGACGCGCTGGACCGCTCGCTCGTCGAGTCAGCACGGGCGCTCGGCGCGTCGCGGGCGCGGGCCGTCCTCGACGTCGAACTGCCGCTGGTGTGGCCGGGCGTCGTCGCGGGCGCGGCGTTCGCGTTCGCCATCTCCATCGGCGAGTTCGACTCGACGGTTATCCTCGCAGAGGGCGGCGGCAGTTACACGATGCCCGTCGCCGTCGAGCGATTCATCGGCCGCCGTCTCGGTCCCGCGACGGCGATGGGAACCGTGTTGCTCGCAGTGACGGCCGCCTCGTTCGTCGTCATCGAGCGTGTCGGAGGTGAGTTCCGTGGATAA
- a CDS encoding NADH:flavin oxidoreductase — protein MTDDPLFAAFDLNGHTLDNRVGLAPMTRTSATDEGHATERMARYYASFARGGFSFLVTEGVHPDATHSQGYDNQPGLATDEQAEAWEQVVDAVHDEGSAIFAQLMHAGAQAQGNRYDFDPVAPSDHQPPGEQSELYGGSGPFPEATSLDAADLEDVRRGFVDAAERAVDAGFDGIEVHAANGYLLHEFVDPTVNDRDDEYGGSPENRARFPAEVTAAIDEATPAEFVVGVRASQGAVVDEERVWPDGEATAEALFTALAEAGADYVHVTGGDATAPEVPDTDRSLAELAVDYAGDDAAVIANGSLGDPKNARAALADGADLITLGTGALANHDWPNRVAADEALDDLDPSVVFAPDASLSDAEVPSDD, from the coding sequence ATGACCGACGACCCGCTGTTTGCGGCGTTCGACCTGAACGGGCACACACTGGACAACCGCGTTGGTCTCGCGCCGATGACGCGCACGAGCGCCACCGACGAGGGCCATGCGACCGAGCGGATGGCTCGGTACTATGCCTCCTTCGCGCGTGGTGGCTTCTCGTTCCTCGTCACCGAGGGCGTTCACCCGGACGCGACCCACAGCCAGGGGTACGACAACCAACCCGGCCTCGCCACCGACGAACAGGCCGAAGCGTGGGAGCAGGTGGTCGACGCCGTCCACGACGAGGGGAGTGCGATCTTCGCCCAGTTGATGCACGCCGGTGCGCAGGCACAGGGCAACCGCTACGACTTCGACCCGGTCGCGCCGTCAGACCACCAACCGCCGGGTGAGCAGTCGGAACTGTACGGCGGGTCCGGACCGTTCCCCGAAGCCACTAGCCTCGACGCCGCGGACCTCGAGGACGTGCGTCGAGGGTTCGTCGACGCCGCCGAGCGTGCGGTCGACGCCGGCTTCGACGGCATCGAGGTCCACGCCGCCAACGGCTACCTCCTCCACGAGTTCGTCGACCCGACGGTGAACGACCGGGACGACGAGTACGGCGGCTCCCCAGAGAACCGCGCCCGCTTCCCAGCGGAAGTGACGGCCGCCATCGACGAGGCGACGCCCGCGGAGTTCGTCGTCGGCGTGCGCGCCTCCCAGGGCGCCGTCGTCGACGAGGAGCGAGTCTGGCCCGACGGCGAGGCGACTGCCGAGGCGTTGTTCACGGCGCTGGCCGAGGCCGGTGCCGACTACGTCCACGTCACCGGTGGTGACGCGACTGCACCCGAGGTGCCCGACACCGACCGCTCACTCGCGGAGTTGGCCGTCGACTACGCGGGCGACGACGCCGCGGTAATCGCCAACGGGAGCCTCGGCGACCCCAAGAATGCCCGTGCCGCGCTAGCCGACGGTGCAGACCTGATCACGCTCGGGACCGGTGCGCTCGCCAATCACGACTGGCCGAATCGGGTCGCCGCAGACGAGGCGTTGGACGACCTCGACCCGAGCGTCGTGTTCGCTCCCGACGCCTCCCTCAGCGACGCCGAGGTCCCGAGCGACGACTGA